Part of the Candidatus Thiothrix putei genome, GCCGCTTTACCAAACCACTCCAGAGCCTGTGCATAGTCTTGCACTACATAGTCCCCTGTACGGTACATCAAACCAAGCTTAAATTGAGCAGCAACATCCCCAGCAAGAGCATCTGTTGGGATTTGCTGGGCGGTATCAAACCAATCTAGCATGTTTTGGGCAGCAATAACCCCCTTGGCAACAGCTTGTCTAAACCAATGTTGTGCTTGGTCAATATCATGCCTTTCGTGATAATAAAAACTGCCTGCTGCGTACTGCGCTTTGGCATGATCTTACATTGCTGCTATTTCGAACCATGCGAATGCCTGTTCATCATCCCCCCTTACATCCCCGTAATCAAAGTGATACATCAACCCCAATGTATACTGAGCGACAGCATCCCCATCAAAAGCATCTTGGATAATCCTAAGTTTATCCAGAGTGTCTGGTTCCTCAATAACTCCTTGGGCGGCAGCCCTCTCGTACCACAGCAATGCCTGCTGGTCATCTTGATCAACACCATCACCTAGATAATATGACCATCCTAATGCAGATTGAGCTTGCGCATAACCTTGAGCAGCAGCCTTTGCATACCATTGTGCTGCACTATCATCGTCACCATTCTCACTATTTAGTAATCCAAGATAATACTGCACAAAAGAATTTTCTTGATCTATAAGCCCACGTTCAACATAGTCTTCAACTGACAACCCTAAATTATTTTCTGCAACCCTAACAGGGTTACTAGCCCATGTGTTTGCTTCTTGGTAGAACCAGTATAAGGCTTGTACATAATCTTGTTCCACATCGCAACCTCTGCGATACATGCTTCCCAATGTCTCTTGAGCCTGACTATGCCCTTGAATAGCCGCTTGCTTGAGCCAGTACAAGGCTTGTGTAGAGTTTTTTTCCACACTTTTACCCCTGCGGTATAGCCACCACAATTCATATTGAGCCTTGTCGTGCCCTTGAGTGGCTGCCTTTAGTAACCAGTGTAACGCCTGCACATGATCCAGTGGCACCTCTTCACCTTTACGGTACATCATACCCAACCTAAACTGGGCATCGGCACTCCCTTGGGCTGCAGCTTTCTCGATCCATTGCAATGCTTTTGTGGTGTTTTGTGTAACCCCATTGCCCTGATAATGCATTTCCCCGACTTTGAACTGAGCGTCAGCATGGCCTTGCTCCGCCGCTTTCTGAAACCAGTGTAATGCCTGATCATGGTTGCGTTCCGTGAACTTACCCTGGTAATACAGAAGTCCCAATGAATACTGAACAGTCACATCCCCTGCTTCGGCTTGCTGGATAGTTCCAAGTAGATTCAATTCGCATTGAACAATGCACCCATGAGCAGCGGCATTGGCATAGTATTGCAACGCCTGAGCATGGTCTTTCGTTACGCCTTTACCTTGAAAATACATCCAACCAAGCGCTAGATGAGCACGTCCCTCCCCTTGAGCGGCAGCTTTGGAATACCATTTCAGTGCTTGTGCATAATCCTGTTCTACCGCTTCATCGGAGCCATACCATCCTTTCAGATGCAGTGCTACCAATGGGTAATCCTGCTGCACATTTTCACTGGGGCAATACACCATCCCCAAATAGTATTGAGCCAACATATTGCCTTGGATTGCAGCAGACCTGAACCATTGCAACGGAAGTTGCAGTAATCCATACAGTGCTTTGGTTAATCCTTGAGTAGCTGCCATGTCGAACCATTGCAACGCTTGGGTATAGTCTCTTTCAACACCTTCACCCAATAAATACATAAGACCCAACTTGTACTGAGCATCAGCATTTCCAGCAATAGCTGCTGTCTCAACAACATTCAATCCAGTGTCACTATGCGTTACAGATGTCATATTTTTTCCCAAAAACCACCATACTTTACAACTACGTCAGTAAGCACTCATTAGGGTTATTTGAAAAATCACTTTCCTGTCTTTAGTTTTTCCCAGTACCCATCATACAACTTCATGGCATCACCAATGTCGTTCTGGAACTCGGCTGTTTTCATGACCTCAGCCGTGGGGAAAATCACCGGATTATTTTGCAGCTCCTCACTCAGCAAGGCTTTAGCAGCAGCATTCGGCGTGCTATAACCCAACTCTTCCACCACTTTTTGGCCAACCTCAGGGCGTAGCATGTAGTCGATGAACTTGTGCGCATTCGCCGCATTTTCCGCACCAACCGGAATCACAAAACTGTCTACCCAAAAACCAGCACCTTCTTTAGGAAACACGTAATGGATATCGCGATTGTCTGCCTGCGCCATAATTACCTCACCACTCCAAATCATGCCAAGGTTAACATCACCGGCCATAAACGGCTCACGTGGCGCATCCGCATTAAACACCAACACATTCGGCATGAGCTTTTGCAAGTCTTCATAAGCCACCTTAACTTCATCAGGGTTAGTGGAATTAGTAGAAAAACCGTTCTTTTTCAGCGCCATGTGAAACACTTCACGCACATCATCGGTCAGCAGCAACTTACCCTGCCACTTCTCATCCCACAAATCTGCCCATGAAGTGATCGTACTTGGGTCAATTTCTTTGCTATTTACGCCAATACCTGTGCTACCCCACAAATACGGCAGGCTGTATTCATTGCTGGGGTCATAAGGCTTATCCAGCAAATCCGGCGACAAGTTTTTCAGGTTCGTGAGCTTGGTTTTGTCGATTTTCTGCAATAAACCTTCTTGGCGCATTTTTGACACCAAATAGGAGGAAGGCACAACGATGTCATACCCCTTACCCTTTTGCAGCTTGATTTTAGAATACATCACCTCGTTATTTTCGTAGGTGGAATATTCGACTTTGATGCCAGTTTCCTTTTCAAAATCAGCAACTGTACTTTCAGGGATATATTCTGCCCAGTTGTACACCACGAGTTTTTCTTCGGCGTGTAATGCCGAGGACATTGCCATTAATACAGCAGCCAGCAAAGCAGGAAGTTTGATCATGTCAGTGTTTTCTCCTGAGCAGTAACGTTGAAAGCGTAACTAAAAACAGCGAAATCGCCAGCAACAGCGTTGCCAACACATTCACTTCGGGCGAGACACCGACCTTGACCATTGAAAACACCCGAATCGGCAAAATTTCAAAGCTGGGGCCGGTGACAAACGAACTGATAATTACATCATCAAGCGACAGGGTAAAGCTCAATAACCAGCCTGCCACAATCGCTGGAAACACCAGCGGCAAGATAATCAGGCGGAAGATGCGACTTTCGCTTGCCCCCAAATCTTGCGCCGCCTCCAGTAAATATTTATCAAAACCTTTGAGTTGGGCATACACCGTGATCACCACAAAGGGTAGGCAAAACGTAATGTGTGCAATCAGCAATGACCAAAACCCCAATTGAATCCCCAGCGCAATAAAAATCACCAGAAACGTGATTGCCAGTACAATGTCGGGGGACATCATCACAATAAACAGTAAGCTACTGGCGGTGGCTTTCAGCGGAAAACGGTAGCGGTGCAAGGCCAATGCCATCAGCGTCCCAATGAGTGTTGCAGCGGTTGCCGCCAGACTTGCCACTAGTAAAGAATTCAAAAAAGCTTGGGTAAGTGCCTCATTTTCCCAGAGCTTGGCGTACCACTCGAACGTGAAACCTTTCCATTCGTAGCCGTATTTGGAGGCGTTGAAGGAGTTGATCACCAAGATACCGATGGGTAAATACAGGTAAGCGAAGATGGCGATTATAAAGCTCCATTTAAAGGCTTTCATCATCCAACCCCCCTTGTCGATTAATTCGACGGTTAGCCAAGAAATATAACCATAACAAACCCGCCATGATCACAATCAACGCCACGC contains:
- a CDS encoding extracellular solute-binding protein, whose translation is MIKLPALLAAVLMAMSSALHAEEKLVVYNWAEYIPESTVADFEKETGIKVEYSTYENNEVMYSKIKLQKGKGYDIVVPSSYLVSKMRQEGLLQKIDKTKLTNLKNLSPDLLDKPYDPSNEYSLPYLWGSTGIGVNSKEIDPSTITSWADLWDEKWQGKLLLTDDVREVFHMALKKNGFSTNSTNPDEVKVAYEDLQKLMPNVLVFNADAPREPFMAGDVNLGMIWSGEVIMAQADNRDIHYVFPKEGAGFWVDSFVIPVGAENAANAHKFIDYMLRPEVGQKVVEELGYSTPNAAAKALLSEELQNNPVIFPTAEVMKTAEFQNDIGDAMKLYDGYWEKLKTGK
- the potC gene encoding spermidine/putrescine ABC transporter permease PotC; the protein is MMKAFKWSFIIAIFAYLYLPIGILVINSFNASKYGYEWKGFTFEWYAKLWENEALTQAFLNSLLVASLAATAATLIGTLMALALHRYRFPLKATASSLLFIVMMSPDIVLAITFLVIFIALGIQLGFWSLLIAHITFCLPFVVITVYAQLKGFDKYLLEAAQDLGASESRIFRLIILPLVFPAIVAGWLLSFTLSLDDVIISSFVTGPSFEILPIRVFSMVKVGVSPEVNVLATLLLAISLFLVTLSTLLLRRKH
- a CDS encoding SEL1-like repeat protein, translated to MTSVTHSDTGLNVVETAAIAGNADAQYKLGLMYLLGEGVERDYTQALQWFDMAATQGLTKALYGLLQLPLQWFRSAAIQGNMLAQYYLGMVYCPSENVQQDYPLVALHLKGWYGSDEAVEQDYAQALKWYSKAAAQGEGRAHLALGWMYFQGKGVTKDHAQALQYYANAAAHGCIVQCELNLLGTIQQAEAGDVTVQYSLGLLYYQGKFTERNHDQALHWFQKAAEQGHADAQFKVGEMHYQGNGVTQNTTKALQWIEKAAAQGSADAQFRLGMMYRKGEEVPLDHVQALHWLLKAATQGHDKAQYELWWLYRRGKSVEKNSTQALYWLKQAAIQGHSQAQETLGSMYRRGCDVEQDYVQALYWFYQEANTWASNPVRVAENNLGLSVEDYVERGLIDQENSFVQYYLGLLNSENGDDDSAAQWYAKAAAQGYAQAQSALGWSYYLGDGVDQDDQQALLWYERAAAQGVIEEPDTLDKLRIIQDAFDGDAVAQYTLGLMYHFDYGDVRGDDEQAFAWFEIAAM